Proteins encoded by one window of Flavobacterium sp. N502540:
- a CDS encoding type II toxin-antitoxin system RelE/ParE family toxin has product MSILFFDSTEILKTQPEIYKHDTQKTNNDGSFRVYSVYNYSVSYQITEEIIYILRVRHNARKSKKHSWKV; this is encoded by the coding sequence TTGTCAATACTATTTTTTGACAGTACCGAAATTCTTAAAACTCAACCCGAAATTTATAAACACGACACTCAAAAAACCAATAATGATGGTAGTTTCAGAGTTTATTCGGTTTACAATTATTCGGTTTCCTATCAAATAACAGAGGAAATCATTTATATCCTTAGGGTACGTCACAATGCACGAAAATCTAAAAAACACTCATGGAAAGTCTAA
- a CDS encoding DNA topoisomerase IV subunit B produces the protein MLEQNQYTEDNIRSLDWKEHIRMRPGMYIGKLGDGSSPDDGIYILLKEVLDNCIDEFVMGSGKTIEVTIRDKTVSVRDYGRGIPLGKVVDVVSKMNTGGKYDSKAFQKSVGLNGVGTKAVNALSNYFRVESVRDDKQKAAEFSAGNLVLEEDVIDTTKRKGTKVTFTPDESIFKNYKFRLEYVIKMVKNYCYLNNGLTIIFNGEKYYSENGLRDLLEETINEEDLEYPIIHLKEHDIEVALTHSKTQYSEEYHSFVNGQNTTQGGTHLAAYREAIVKTIREFYNKNFEASDVRKSIVSAISIKVMEPVFESQTKTKLGSTDMGSDDGTPPVSVRTFVNDFIKTKLDNYLHKNPTTAEALLRKILQAERERKELSGIRKLATDRAKKANLHNKKLRDCRAHLPDTKNPRNLESTLFITEGDSASGSITKSRDVNTQAVFSLRGKPLNSYGMSKKIVYENEEFNLLQAALDIEDGLEKLRYNNIVIATDADVDGMHIRLLLITFFLQFFPELIKEGHLYILQTPLFRVRNKKETIYCYSEEERKDAIEKLKPKPEITRFKGLGEISPDEFKNFIGDTIRLDPIMMDKNTSIEQLLSFYMGKNTPDRQEFIIKNLKVELDAVEEEV, from the coding sequence ATGCTAGAGCAAAATCAATATACCGAAGATAACATTCGATCACTCGATTGGAAAGAACATATCCGTATGCGTCCCGGAATGTATATCGGGAAATTGGGAGACGGATCTTCGCCTGATGATGGTATTTATATTCTTCTAAAAGAGGTACTGGACAACTGTATTGATGAGTTTGTAATGGGCTCAGGAAAAACTATTGAAGTGACTATCAGAGATAAAACGGTTTCGGTTCGTGATTACGGACGTGGAATTCCGTTAGGGAAAGTGGTGGATGTTGTTTCAAAAATGAATACGGGAGGAAAGTACGATTCAAAAGCTTTCCAGAAATCGGTTGGTTTGAATGGTGTCGGAACAAAAGCGGTGAATGCATTGTCGAACTATTTTCGTGTAGAATCGGTTCGTGATGATAAACAAAAAGCAGCAGAGTTTTCAGCGGGAAATCTGGTTCTTGAAGAAGATGTGATTGATACTACCAAGCGAAAAGGAACAAAAGTAACTTTTACGCCGGATGAATCGATTTTTAAAAATTACAAATTCCGTTTAGAATATGTGATCAAAATGGTCAAGAACTATTGTTATCTGAACAATGGACTAACCATTATTTTCAACGGTGAAAAATATTATTCGGAGAACGGACTTCGTGATTTATTAGAAGAAACCATCAATGAAGAAGATTTAGAATACCCTATTATCCATTTAAAAGAGCATGATATTGAAGTAGCGTTAACGCACAGTAAAACGCAATACAGTGAAGAATATCACTCTTTTGTCAACGGACAAAACACTACACAAGGAGGAACGCACTTAGCAGCTTATAGAGAAGCAATTGTAAAAACCATTCGAGAGTTTTACAATAAAAACTTTGAAGCATCTGACGTTCGTAAATCGATTGTGAGTGCGATTAGTATTAAGGTTATGGAGCCGGTTTTTGAGTCTCAGACTAAAACCAAATTAGGTTCTACCGATATGGGTTCTGATGACGGGACACCCCCGGTTTCGGTTCGTACCTTTGTGAACGATTTTATCAAAACCAAGTTAGACAATTACCTGCATAAAAATCCAACGACCGCAGAAGCCTTATTGCGAAAAATTTTGCAGGCCGAACGCGAGCGAAAAGAATTGTCCGGAATTAGAAAACTGGCTACAGATCGTGCTAAAAAGGCCAATCTTCACAATAAGAAATTAAGAGATTGCCGTGCGCATCTTCCGGATACAAAGAATCCAAGAAACCTGGAGAGTACCCTTTTCATTACCGAGGGAGATTCGGCTTCCGGATCGATCACCAAATCGCGTGATGTGAATACACAGGCCGTTTTTAGTTTGCGTGGTAAGCCTCTGAATTCCTATGGAATGAGTAAGAAAATTGTTTATGAAAATGAAGAATTTAATTTATTGCAGGCAGCGCTTGATATCGAAGACGGACTGGAAAAATTGCGTTACAACAATATCGTAATCGCAACCGATGCCGATGTCGACGGTATGCACATTCGTTTGCTGTTGATTACTTTTTTCCTTCAGTTTTTCCCTGAGTTAATTAAAGAAGGCCATTTATATATTTTGCAGACACCGCTTTTCAGGGTTCGTAATAAAAAAGAAACCATCTATTGTTATTCTGAAGAAGAACGAAAAGACGCGATCGAAAAACTAAAACCAAAACCAGAAATCACCCGATTTAAAGGTTTAGGAGAGATTTCTCCGGATGAGTTTAAAAATTTCATCGGAGACACCATTCGCCTTGACCCAATTATGATGGATAAAAATACCTCAATCGAGCAATTATTATCTTTTTACATGGGTAAAAACACACCGGACAGACAAGAGTTTATTATTAAGAATTTGAAGGTGGAACTGGATGCAGTTGAAGAAGAAGTTTAA
- a CDS encoding DUF6095 family protein — MATNKELLGKGIKYLSGSLPLLFIGPSLIYNAFMNQHTNWHYLVLGIGIVACLSAMFLIFYGLKVIMKGLFND, encoded by the coding sequence ATGGCAACAAATAAAGAATTATTAGGAAAAGGAATTAAATATTTATCGGGTTCATTGCCTTTATTGTTTATTGGGCCGTCGCTAATTTATAACGCTTTTATGAATCAGCATACCAACTGGCATTATCTGGTTTTGGGAATTGGAATTGTGGCTTGTTTAAGCGCTATGTTTTTGATCTTTTACGGATTGAAAGTCATTATGAAAGGTTTATTTAATGACTAA
- the pncB gene encoding nicotinate phosphoribosyltransferase gives METTYLKSILDNDFYKFTMQHAVIKLFPKAQVRYGFINRGNHFFPPGFGDLLRKSVDAMADLRLTKEEKQYLWQHCSYLDPTYFDFLQGYNFDPSEVQITQTGSELKVTVEGYWYRTILWEVPLMGLISELFYKTGQSIRLEDEALKRVTKDKIDNYNKIGVSILEFGTRRRHSYEVHALVNETLRKFGSNSFIGTSNVHFAMTNNMRPLGTHAHEWFMFHAAQYGFKMANMMGLGHWTQVYDGDLGIALTDTYTTAVFFEQFDKKYSKLFDGVRHDSGDPIEFAEKVISHYTQMGIDPKSKVIVFSDSLNYEKVKRIADFCKDKIKMSFGVGTNFTNDAGLPSMNMVIKLTEVKLNNDQWQGVVKLSDEKNKNTGTPEMIALAKEVLGIK, from the coding sequence ATGGAGACAACTTATTTGAAATCAATTTTAGACAATGATTTCTATAAATTTACAATGCAGCATGCTGTAATCAAACTTTTTCCCAAGGCTCAGGTTCGTTACGGCTTTATCAACAGGGGAAATCATTTTTTTCCGCCTGGATTTGGAGATTTACTTCGAAAATCGGTTGATGCAATGGCAGATCTGCGGTTGACAAAAGAAGAAAAACAATATTTGTGGCAGCATTGTTCTTATCTGGATCCCACTTATTTTGATTTTTTGCAAGGCTATAACTTTGACCCGTCCGAGGTTCAGATTACTCAGACAGGTTCTGAGTTAAAAGTAACTGTTGAGGGCTATTGGTATCGTACCATTTTATGGGAAGTGCCACTGATGGGATTGATTTCTGAGCTGTTTTATAAGACCGGTCAATCCATTCGACTGGAAGATGAAGCTTTAAAAAGAGTAACCAAAGACAAGATTGACAATTACAATAAAATTGGCGTTTCGATTTTAGAGTTTGGAACCCGACGACGCCATTCGTATGAGGTACATGCCCTGGTGAATGAGACACTTCGAAAATTTGGTTCGAATAGTTTTATAGGTACCAGTAATGTTCATTTTGCAATGACTAATAATATGCGGCCATTGGGTACTCATGCGCACGAATGGTTTATGTTTCATGCAGCGCAATACGGTTTTAAAATGGCAAATATGATGGGCTTGGGACATTGGACGCAGGTGTACGATGGCGATCTCGGAATTGCACTGACAGATACCTATACTACAGCAGTGTTTTTTGAACAATTTGATAAAAAGTACTCGAAACTTTTTGACGGAGTACGTCACGATAGCGGAGATCCTATTGAATTTGCAGAAAAAGTAATTTCGCATTATACCCAAATGGGAATTGATCCAAAATCGAAAGTGATCGTTTTTTCGGATTCGTTGAATTACGAGAAGGTGAAAAGAATAGCAGATTTTTGTAAAGATAAAATCAAAATGTCATTTGGTGTCGGAACCAATTTTACCAACGATGCTGGCTTGCCTTCGATGAATATGGTGATAAAACTGACAGAAGTAAAATTGAATAATGACCAGTGGCAAGGTGTTGTAAAACTTTCTGACGAAAAAAATAAAAATACCGGAACGCCCGAAATGATTGCTTTAGCAAAAGAAGTACTGGGAATCAAATAG
- a CDS encoding DNA topoisomerase IV: MKKIIFLLPLLGLMSCYNAEHNCKDFKNGKFKFEFEVNGVKKTTVFERKDNIEIETFEGKTDTSTIRWVSDCEYILQKKHPKNMAEEKAISMKILTTSKDSYTFEFGMVGSDQKQRGTVVRVE; the protein is encoded by the coding sequence ATGAAAAAAATTATATTCTTACTTCCATTATTAGGTTTAATGTCATGTTACAACGCAGAACACAACTGCAAAGATTTTAAAAATGGAAAATTCAAATTTGAATTTGAAGTAAATGGTGTCAAAAAAACCACTGTTTTTGAACGTAAAGACAATATCGAAATCGAAACTTTTGAAGGTAAAACAGACACTTCAACCATCAGATGGGTAAGTGATTGTGAATACATTTTACAAAAAAAACACCCTAAAAATATGGCTGAAGAAAAAGCCATCAGCATGAAAATTCTAACCACTTCTAAGGATTCTTACACTTTTGAATTTGGAATGGTGGGTTCTGACCAAAAACAACGTGGCACAGTAGTAAGAGTTGAGTAA
- the murQ gene encoding N-acetylmuramic acid 6-phosphate etherase, which produces MAFTKTTEQSSKYEHLEKMSVHELLVNINQEDKTVPDAVEKAIPQIETLVAQVVSKLKLGGRLFYIGAGTSGRLGVVDASECPPTFGVPFDLVNGIIAGGDTAIRRAVENAEDNATQAWIDLQANHIDQNDVVIGIAASGTTPYVIGGLESCNQNNILTGCITNNAGSPLALTAQFPVEVVVGPEFITGSSRMKAGTAQKLVLNMISTAAMIQLGKVKGNKMVDMQLSNIKLVDRGVKMIMGEIPVSYEQASELLKKYGSVRNAVDNYNR; this is translated from the coding sequence ATGGCCTTTACAAAAACCACAGAACAGTCCTCAAAATACGAACATTTAGAAAAAATGTCAGTTCATGAACTTCTGGTTAACATCAATCAGGAAGACAAAACTGTTCCTGATGCAGTCGAAAAAGCGATTCCGCAAATTGAAACTTTAGTCGCACAGGTAGTTTCTAAACTAAAATTAGGCGGTCGATTATTTTATATCGGTGCGGGAACATCCGGACGCTTAGGTGTTGTTGATGCTTCAGAATGTCCTCCAACTTTTGGTGTTCCTTTTGATTTAGTAAACGGAATTATTGCCGGTGGTGATACTGCCATTCGTCGTGCCGTAGAAAATGCCGAAGACAATGCAACTCAAGCCTGGATTGATTTACAGGCGAATCATATTGATCAAAACGATGTAGTAATTGGCATCGCGGCTTCAGGAACTACTCCTTATGTGATTGGCGGTTTAGAAAGCTGTAATCAAAACAATATTCTTACGGGCTGTATTACTAACAATGCAGGAAGTCCTTTGGCGCTTACTGCTCAATTTCCGGTTGAAGTGGTTGTAGGTCCGGAATTTATCACTGGAAGCTCCCGAATGAAAGCCGGAACAGCTCAAAAATTAGTGCTGAATATGATTTCGACTGCTGCAATGATTCAGCTTGGAAAAGTAAAAGGTAATAAAATGGTCGATATGCAATTGAGTAACATCAAATTGGTAGATCGCGGTGTAAAAATGATTATGGGAGAAATTCCTGTTTCCTACGAACAAGCCAGCGAATTATTAAAAAAATATGGCAGCGTACGAAATGCTGTGGACAATTATAATCGTTAA
- a CDS encoding DUF1572 domain-containing protein → MKATDSYLESVKKQFLYYKMLGEKAIAQLEPEQLFVTLNEDTNSIATIVKHVSGNMLSRWTDFLTSDGEKEWRNRDSEFENDLKSKEEVLLIWNKGWDCLLNALNSLNPEQLSDIIYIRNEGHTVIEAINRQLAHYPYHIGQIVFYAKQLKKGDWDSLSIPKNKSGNYNAEKFAKKKEIKNFTDDELKRLK, encoded by the coding sequence ATGAAAGCAACTGATTCCTATTTAGAAAGCGTTAAAAAACAGTTTTTGTACTATAAAATGCTGGGGGAAAAAGCCATTGCACAATTAGAACCCGAACAGCTTTTTGTTACTCTCAATGAAGATACCAACAGCATTGCTACGATTGTAAAACACGTTTCAGGCAATATGCTCTCACGCTGGACCGATTTTTTAACGTCTGATGGCGAAAAAGAATGGCGCAATCGCGATTCGGAATTTGAAAATGATCTGAAATCTAAAGAAGAAGTCCTGCTGATCTGGAACAAAGGCTGGGATTGTTTGCTGAATGCCTTAAACAGCTTAAACCCGGAGCAGCTTTCAGACATCATTTATATCCGTAACGAAGGTCATACCGTTATTGAGGCAATCAACAGACAGCTGGCACATTATCCTTATCATATCGGACAGATTGTTTTTTATGCCAAACAATTAAAGAAGGGCGACTGGGACAGCTTATCGATTCCAAAAAACAAATCCGGAAATTACAATGCCGAAAAGTTTGCCAAAAAAAAAGAAATCAAGAACTTTACAGATGATGAATTGAAGCGATTGAAATGA
- a CDS encoding transglutaminase domain-containing protein — protein sequence MIPKKIVLTVFFLSFIFLFRVNAQKYNTIDNTVLKYPANFNSVESLAERIQKDFTSDYDKARAIYSWIALNIKYDYKAYLNPPKPLRFTYINEADKQAKIAVLKEKTWQNTFESRKAVCEGFTLLYQELAYLTGLKCEVIRGDSKRSLSDIGRKNSFSNHSWNLVEVDRKWILVDVTWGQGYYDSDKKVAVTHFSPVYFDTDPKYFFAKHFPDSGTYLGKKLNKEDFLNGPLLFDAAIEGDHEILAPDSGIIQANDGDKILFRIKNIAKTDLFYYLKNGKPVRIEDSKVVRGALEFEVIYDKKIGSYITFFLDRDGIMSFKILSK from the coding sequence ATGATTCCAAAAAAGATTGTCCTTACTGTTTTCTTCCTGAGTTTTATCTTTCTGTTTCGTGTAAACGCGCAAAAGTACAATACGATTGATAATACGGTATTAAAGTATCCCGCTAATTTTAATTCAGTAGAAAGCCTGGCAGAAAGAATACAAAAAGATTTTACTTCAGATTATGATAAAGCGAGGGCTATTTACAGCTGGATTGCTTTAAACATAAAATACGATTACAAAGCCTATCTGAATCCGCCAAAACCGCTCAGATTTACCTATATTAATGAAGCGGATAAACAAGCGAAAATTGCAGTTTTAAAGGAAAAAACATGGCAGAACACTTTCGAATCCCGAAAAGCGGTTTGTGAAGGTTTTACACTTTTATATCAGGAATTGGCCTATTTAACGGGTTTGAAATGTGAGGTGATCCGAGGAGATTCTAAACGATCGTTGAGTGATATCGGACGTAAAAATTCGTTTTCCAATCATTCCTGGAATTTGGTTGAGGTGGATAGAAAATGGATTTTGGTTGATGTAACCTGGGGACAGGGATACTACGACAGTGACAAAAAAGTGGCTGTGACTCATTTTTCACCCGTTTATTTTGATACCGATCCCAAGTACTTTTTCGCCAAGCATTTTCCGGATTCGGGAACTTATCTGGGTAAAAAATTAAACAAAGAGGATTTTCTGAACGGACCATTACTTTTTGATGCTGCAATTGAAGGCGATCATGAGATTTTGGCGCCGGATTCAGGAATTATTCAGGCAAATGATGGGGATAAAATTCTTTTTAGGATTAAGAATATTGCAAAGACAGATCTGTTTTATTATTTGAAAAATGGAAAACCTGTTCGAATTGAAGATTCTAAGGTCGTAAGAGGAGCTTTAGAATTTGAGGTAATTTATGATAAAAAAATAGGCTCGTATATTACTTTTTTTCTGGATCGTGACGGTATAATGTCATTTAAGATACTTTCAAAGTAA
- a CDS encoding DNA gyrase/topoisomerase IV subunit A, whose product MKDEEDDNIIPGDDENNSEENLDNIQEGDDDEIIDVDAKHFEGAHFYENQEQEGEDVITKVTGMYKDWFLDYASYVILERAVPAIEDGFKPVQRRIMHSLKELDDGRYNKVANVVGHTMQYHPHGDASIGDAMVQIGQKDLLIDCQGNWGNILTGDGAAASRYIEARLSKFALEVLYSPKITDWGVSYDGRRAEPNNLPVKFPLLLAQGAEGIAVGLSTKVLPHNFNELIDASIKILKGRAFTLYPDFMTQGIADVSNYNDGLRGGRVRVRAKIAQLDKNTLVITQIPFSTNTSSLIDSILKANEKGKIKIKKIEDNTAADVEILIHLFPGVSPDKTIDALFAFTACETSVAPLGCVIEDNKPLFIGVSEMLKISTHRTVDLLRQELEIQLEELKNKWHFSTLEKIFIREEMYIDFKLYSDRESLYKYLYDRFEPFKKSFVREINDEDLQRLTQIPMIRITRFDSDKADDFIAKLEDEMKEVEYNLENLTDFAIAYFTKLKEKYGKGRERQTELRVFDNVEATKVVLRNTKLFVNREEGFVGTSLKKDEYVADCSDIDDVIVFLRDGTMMISKVDAKTFIGKDIIHVAVFDKSDKRTIYNMMYRDGKSGPSYIKRFNVTGVTRDKAYDLTNGTNGSQVVYFSHNPNGEAEVVTILLRQIGTIKKLKFDIDFAKLAIKGRGSKGNLVTKYPIKKIELKEKGISTLLPRKVWFDDTVKRLNVDARGELLGEFKPSDKILIISQAGKLKVIIPELSTHFEEDMIVLEKWKPKKPISAIYYDGEKERYFLKRFLVENEGKEESFITDHPNSQLEIVSTDYRPVAQLVFAKVKGVQKEDLHIDVEDFIAVKGFKALGNQLTTDKLKQVNLLEPLPYEEPVEEVPERVIGDDDDAVETELDDDGQIGLVLE is encoded by the coding sequence ATGAAAGACGAAGAAGACGATAACATCATTCCGGGCGACGACGAGAATAATTCAGAAGAAAACCTGGATAACATTCAGGAAGGAGATGACGATGAAATTATCGATGTAGATGCCAAACATTTTGAAGGAGCACATTTTTACGAAAATCAGGAACAGGAAGGTGAAGACGTAATTACGAAAGTTACCGGAATGTACAAGGACTGGTTTTTGGACTATGCTTCGTACGTAATTCTGGAACGTGCAGTTCCTGCTATCGAGGACGGATTTAAACCCGTTCAGCGTCGTATTATGCATTCTTTGAAAGAGCTGGATGATGGTCGTTATAACAAAGTTGCCAATGTTGTTGGTCACACCATGCAGTATCATCCACACGGAGATGCGAGTATTGGTGATGCTATGGTACAAATTGGACAAAAAGATTTATTGATCGATTGTCAGGGTAACTGGGGTAATATTTTAACAGGTGACGGAGCAGCAGCTTCGCGTTACATTGAGGCACGTTTGTCAAAATTTGCTTTAGAGGTTTTGTATTCTCCAAAAATTACCGATTGGGGTGTTTCCTACGATGGTCGTCGTGCAGAACCGAACAACCTTCCGGTAAAATTCCCGTTGCTTTTGGCACAGGGGGCAGAAGGGATTGCAGTAGGACTTTCGACAAAAGTTTTGCCTCATAACTTCAACGAATTAATTGATGCTTCGATTAAAATCTTAAAAGGAAGAGCTTTTACGCTGTATCCTGATTTTATGACGCAGGGTATTGCCGACGTGTCTAATTATAATGACGGACTTCGTGGCGGACGTGTGCGTGTGCGTGCTAAAATTGCTCAGTTGGATAAAAATACACTGGTAATCACACAAATTCCGTTTTCGACCAATACCTCGAGTTTAATTGACAGTATTTTGAAAGCCAACGAAAAAGGTAAAATCAAAATCAAGAAAATTGAAGACAATACTGCAGCCGATGTTGAGATTTTAATTCATCTTTTTCCGGGAGTTTCTCCGGATAAAACCATAGACGCGCTGTTTGCTTTTACAGCTTGTGAAACTTCTGTGGCACCTTTAGGCTGTGTGATTGAAGACAATAAGCCTTTGTTTATCGGAGTTTCTGAGATGTTGAAAATATCGACTCACAGAACCGTTGATTTACTTCGTCAGGAGTTGGAAATTCAGTTAGAGGAATTAAAAAATAAATGGCACTTCTCGACTTTAGAAAAAATCTTTATCCGCGAAGAAATGTACATTGACTTCAAATTGTATTCAGATAGAGAGTCACTTTACAAATATTTATACGACCGTTTTGAGCCGTTCAAAAAATCATTCGTCAGAGAAATCAACGATGAAGATTTACAACGTTTGACTCAAATACCGATGATTCGTATTACCCGTTTTGACTCTGACAAGGCCGATGATTTCATCGCGAAGTTAGAAGATGAAATGAAGGAGGTAGAGTACAATCTGGAGAATTTAACGGATTTTGCAATTGCCTACTTTACTAAATTAAAAGAGAAATACGGAAAAGGACGCGAGCGTCAGACTGAACTTCGTGTTTTTGATAATGTCGAAGCTACAAAAGTTGTTTTGCGTAATACAAAACTTTTTGTAAACAGAGAAGAAGGTTTCGTAGGAACCAGTTTAAAGAAAGACGAATACGTAGCCGATTGTTCTGATATCGATGATGTTATTGTGTTCCTGCGCGATGGTACAATGATGATTTCAAAAGTAGATGCCAAAACATTTATAGGAAAAGATATTATACACGTCGCTGTTTTTGATAAGAGCGATAAGCGTACGATTTACAACATGATGTATCGTGATGGTAAATCCGGACCTTCCTATATTAAGCGTTTTAATGTTACCGGAGTTACACGTGATAAAGCGTATGATCTGACTAACGGGACAAATGGTTCGCAGGTGGTTTATTTTTCGCATAATCCGAATGGAGAGGCAGAGGTCGTTACTATTTTACTGCGTCAAATTGGAACCATTAAAAAACTGAAATTCGATATTGATTTTGCTAAACTGGCCATCAAAGGACGTGGATCAAAAGGAAATTTGGTTACCAAATATCCAATCAAGAAAATAGAATTAAAAGAAAAAGGAATTTCGACTTTGCTGCCAAGAAAAGTCTGGTTTGATGATACCGTTAAGCGTTTAAATGTTGATGCCCGAGGAGAATTGCTGGGAGAGTTTAAACCAAGCGATAAAATTTTGATCATAAGTCAGGCCGGTAAGTTGAAGGTGATTATTCCGGAATTATCGACTCATTTCGAAGAGGATATGATTGTTTTGGAAAAATGGAAACCTAAAAAACCAATTTCGGCAATCTATTACGATGGAGAAAAAGAACGTTACTTCTTAAAACGTTTCCTTGTGGAAAATGAGGGTAAAGAAGAAAGTTTTATTACAGATCACCCGAACTCGCAATTAGAAATTGTATCAACAGATTACCGTCCGGTAGCCCAGTTGGTTTTTGCAAAAGTAAAAGGAGTTCAGAAAGAAGATTTACATATTGATGTTGAAGATTTTATTGCCGTAAAAGGTTTTAAAGCACTCGGAAATCAACTGACGACTGATAAGCTAAAACAAGTAAATCTGTTAGAACCTCTGCCTTATGAAGAACCGGTTGAAGAAGTTCCGGAGAGGGTAATCGGAGATGATGATGACGCTGTTGAAACAGAATTAGATGATGATGGCCAGATAGGTCTGGTTCTTGAATAA
- a CDS encoding TerC family protein, with product MEVFLNPDVWIALLTLTFLEIVLGIDNIIFISIVTGKLPEEDRKRATRIGLFLAMFMRIALLMGISYLIAMKATLFSIHWGWFEGDFTGQAVILFLGGLFLIYKSTKEISEKVDHHAEEEKTLKTAAKKSFSNVIMQILLIDLIFSVDSILTAVGMTNGVHGALTIMITAVVISVLIMMLFAVPVGNFVNKNPSIQILGLSFLILIGFMLITESMHLSNAALAGEHIGAVPKGYLYFAISFSLAVEFINMRIRKKHSSN from the coding sequence ATGGAAGTTTTTCTAAACCCCGATGTGTGGATTGCCTTACTGACATTGACTTTTCTAGAAATTGTCCTGGGGATCGACAATATTATTTTTATATCCATCGTCACGGGGAAATTACCTGAAGAAGATCGAAAGAGAGCCACCCGAATTGGTTTGTTTTTGGCCATGTTTATGCGTATCGCCCTGTTGATGGGAATTTCGTATCTGATTGCCATGAAAGCAACACTTTTCAGCATTCACTGGGGCTGGTTCGAAGGAGATTTTACCGGTCAGGCGGTCATTTTATTTCTGGGCGGTTTGTTCCTGATTTATAAGAGTACTAAAGAAATCAGCGAAAAAGTGGACCATCATGCTGAGGAGGAAAAAACACTTAAAACTGCTGCCAAAAAATCATTCTCGAACGTCATTATGCAAATCCTCCTGATCGATTTGATTTTTTCTGTAGACTCGATTTTAACGGCTGTCGGTATGACAAATGGTGTTCATGGTGCTTTAACGATCATGATTACAGCGGTAGTCATTTCGGTATTGATTATGATGTTGTTTGCGGTTCCTGTTGGAAATTTTGTCAACAAGAATCCATCCATTCAAATACTGGGGCTTTCATTTTTGATTCTGATCGGTTTTATGCTGATTACGGAAAGCATGCACTTATCGAATGCGGCACTTGCAGGTGAGCATATTGGAGCGGTACCGAAAGGTTATTTGTACTTCGCCATTTCGTTTTCGCTTGCTGTCGAATTTATCAATATGCGAATCCGAAAAAAACATTCGTCAAATTAA
- a CDS encoding pentapeptide repeat-containing protein gives MESLIHIQKTFEKVTYIDKKINNREFEDCVFKNCDFSNSNFAYNTFLDCEFIDCNLSMTSLSGTSLKNATFKNCKLLGIAFNECDDFLFQVYFEESTLDYAVFSNKKMPKTKFINCSLREVSFIGCNLTNSLFDNCNLDGAIFNDTQLAGVDFRTAYNYKIDPEFNPMRKAQFSTQGIVGLLDKYDIKIV, from the coding sequence ATGGAAAGTCTAATTCACATTCAAAAAACCTTCGAAAAAGTTACCTATATTGACAAAAAAATAAACAATCGGGAGTTTGAAGATTGTGTTTTTAAGAATTGTGATTTCTCGAATAGCAATTTTGCTTATAATACCTTTTTAGACTGCGAGTTTATCGATTGCAATTTATCAATGACAAGTTTGTCCGGTACCAGTCTGAAAAATGCTACATTCAAAAATTGCAAGCTTCTTGGAATTGCTTTTAACGAATGTGATGATTTTCTATTCCAGGTTTATTTTGAAGAAAGTACATTAGATTACGCTGTGTTTTCGAACAAAAAAATGCCTAAAACTAAATTTATCAACTGCTCTTTGCGCGAGGTTTCTTTTATAGGATGCAATCTAACCAATTCTTTATTTGACAATTGCAATCTCGACGGGGCTATTTTTAACGATACACAGCTGGCAGGCGTCGACTTTAGAACTGCCTACAATTATAAAATTGATCCTGAATTTAACCCTATGCGAAAAGCACAATTTTCAACTCAGGGTATTGTAGGGTTATTAGACAAATACGATATTAAAATTGTATAG